In the genome of Gloeotrichia echinulata CP02, one region contains:
- a CDS encoding serine hydrolase yields the protein MSESSDKLNTFSRRQPLNRPQRSRKVQKAEPKKVKVPKQQQRTPQEGATATRVVRNGTNQITVNTGVSRSRPGLVMPAAVKPIPKGKIPPFQPGAVKIKTVRMEKSAVPKSRQSRKTRLKPMARTLLYTLRLLIVGVGIGAIVGTALSVLDPASRVTPTASPVSNTNTEQSQSQPTPTTPATSGLYLTQEIIPLKNAVQNLASANQNLTAGVIIVDLDTGAYVDVNSAASFPSASTIKIPILVAFFQDVDAGKIRLDEMLTMQQEMIAGGSGNMQLKPAGTQYTALDVATKMITISDNTATNMLIAKLGGIDALNQRFRSWGLTTTALRNQLPDLQGTNTTSPRELGTLMAMVHQGNLVNMRSRDLILNIMRQTERNNLLPSGLGAGASIAHKTGDIGTMLGDAGLVDIPTGKRYIAAVMVQRPNNDPRAEKLISSISRAAYQQFSQNAVVPNSTTNTIPTTSYQPSMMPPGVPNSMGNPIGYRSPVMAPVLPNNMGYPPPVINPQYYPPR from the coding sequence ATGTCAGAATCAAGTGATAAACTCAACACTTTCTCCAGGCGTCAACCCCTAAATCGCCCCCAGCGTTCGCGCAAAGTCCAAAAGGCGGAACCAAAGAAAGTCAAAGTTCCCAAACAGCAGCAGCGTACACCTCAAGAAGGAGCTACGGCGACACGTGTAGTAAGAAATGGTACTAATCAAATCACGGTTAATACTGGTGTGTCTAGGTCAAGACCAGGGCTAGTAATGCCAGCAGCAGTCAAACCCATCCCCAAAGGGAAGATTCCCCCCTTCCAACCAGGGGCTGTCAAAATTAAGACAGTGCGAATGGAGAAGTCGGCGGTGCCCAAAAGTAGACAATCGCGGAAAACGCGGTTAAAGCCAATGGCTAGAACCCTCTTGTATACTCTGCGATTATTAATTGTCGGTGTTGGGATTGGGGCGATTGTCGGTACAGCGTTATCGGTATTAGACCCCGCTAGTCGTGTCACCCCAACTGCTTCTCCAGTATCGAATACAAATACTGAACAATCGCAGTCACAGCCTACACCAACAACCCCAGCGACTTCCGGCTTATATCTAACTCAGGAAATTATCCCCTTAAAAAATGCCGTGCAAAATTTGGCATCAGCCAACCAAAATCTTACAGCAGGGGTTATAATAGTAGACTTAGATACGGGAGCTTACGTTGATGTGAATAGCGCTGCTAGTTTCCCATCGGCGAGTACAATTAAGATACCGATTCTGGTGGCCTTTTTCCAAGATGTGGATGCTGGTAAAATCCGCCTCGATGAAATGCTGACCATGCAACAAGAGATGATTGCAGGCGGTTCAGGAAATATGCAATTAAAGCCAGCGGGAACCCAGTATACAGCCTTGGATGTCGCCACGAAAATGATTACAATCAGCGACAATACAGCGACAAATATGCTGATTGCCAAACTCGGCGGTATCGATGCTTTAAACCAGCGTTTTCGCAGTTGGGGGTTGACAACCACAGCCCTTCGCAATCAACTTCCAGATTTGCAAGGGACAAACACCACCAGTCCTAGGGAATTGGGAACTTTGATGGCGATGGTGCATCAGGGAAATTTGGTGAATATGCGATCGCGTGATCTGATACTAAATATTATGCGTCAAACCGAGAGAAATAATCTACTCCCCTCTGGTTTAGGCGCAGGCGCTAGCATTGCCCACAAAACCGGCGATATTGGCACAATGTTAGGAGATGCAGGTTTAGTAGATATCCCAACTGGGAAGCGCTACATCGCCGCTGTCATGGTACAACGCCCCAATAATGACCCCCGCGCCGAAAAACTCATTAGCTCAATTTCTCGTGCGGCTTATCAACAGTTTAGTCAAAATGCTGTCGTCCCCAACAGCACGACAAACACCATACCAACAACCAGTTATCAGCCATCTATGATGCCACCTGGTGTACCCAACAGTATGGGAAATCCTATTGGTTATCGGTCACCTGTGATGGCGCCTGTTCTACCCAACAACATGGGTTATCCGCCTCCAGTTATCAATCCCCAGTATTATCCTCCCAGATAA
- the dprA gene encoding DNA-processing protein DprA gives MVEERAYWLAWSQISGIGPVLLRRLQQHFGTLATAWKATAAELGRVEGFGFQTLEKVIQQRSRLHPEQILTKHQAENPHFWTPADGDYPRLLLETPSPPPIIYYRGEVELQENLGHKPLVGIVGTRKPSEYGIRWTRQISTALAKNGFTVVSGMAEGIDTESHWSAMKAGGRTIAVLGTGVDVIYPHQNRDLYQQILTAGLVVSEYPTKTPPDRTHFPRRNRIIAGLSRAILVMEAPLKSGALITATYANDFGRDVYALPGRIDDHPSQGCLKLLSQGASLILRELDELLKMLGAIPQIDAIEATAQPQQLSLPDLSPELQQVLNVIAVDVLPFDFIVQQTGMGAGSVSSALLQLELMGLVSQLPGMRYQKC, from the coding sequence GTGGTAGAAGAACGTGCATATTGGCTAGCTTGGTCGCAAATTTCGGGAATTGGACCAGTATTGCTGCGACGCTTGCAACAGCATTTTGGCACATTGGCAACGGCTTGGAAAGCGACTGCGGCTGAGTTGGGAAGGGTGGAGGGTTTTGGTTTTCAGACATTAGAAAAGGTAATACAACAGCGATCGCGTCTGCATCCAGAACAAATACTCACCAAACACCAAGCCGAAAACCCCCATTTCTGGACGCCAGCGGATGGAGATTACCCCCGCTTGCTCCTAGAAACTCCCAGTCCACCACCTATTATCTACTATCGCGGTGAAGTGGAACTGCAAGAGAATCTCGGACATAAACCCCTAGTTGGCATTGTTGGTACTCGGAAACCCTCGGAATATGGTATCCGTTGGACTCGGCAAATTAGCACCGCTTTAGCCAAAAACGGGTTTACAGTTGTTTCGGGGATGGCTGAGGGAATTGACACCGAAAGCCACTGGTCCGCCATGAAAGCAGGTGGACGAACAATCGCCGTTTTAGGAACGGGTGTAGATGTCATCTATCCCCACCAAAATCGGGATTTGTATCAGCAAATTTTGACTGCTGGCTTAGTCGTGAGTGAGTATCCTACCAAAACCCCACCCGACCGCACCCACTTTCCCCGTCGTAACCGGATTATTGCTGGCTTGAGTCGTGCCATCTTGGTAATGGAAGCACCCTTAAAATCTGGTGCTTTAATTACAGCTACCTATGCGAATGATTTCGGACGTGATGTCTATGCACTCCCCGGAAGAATTGATGACCATCCATCCCAAGGGTGTTTAAAATTACTCAGCCAAGGCGCTTCGTTAATTCTCAGGGAATTAGACGAACTGTTAAAAATGCTGGGAGCAATCCCACAAATTGATGCAATTGAGGCGACTGCACAACCACAACAGTTAAGTTTGCCAGATTTGTCACCAGAACTACAACAGGTATTAAATGTAATTGCTGTTGATGTCTTACCCTTCGATTTTATTGTCCAACAAACAGGTATGGGTGCTGGTTCAGTTTCCAGTGCTTTGTTACAGTTGGAACTTATGGGTTTAGTTTCACAATTACCGGGAATGCGATATCAAAAGTGTTAA
- a CDS encoding fasciclin domain-containing protein, with product MADIVDTAVNAGSFNTLVAAVKAAGLVDTLKGSGPFTLFAPTDEAFSKLPAGTVDALLKDIPKLKKILTYHVVSGKVLAADVVKLKSATTVEGSDVKIDASHGVKINNATVATPDVAADNGVIHIIDTVLIPA from the coding sequence ATGGCTGACATTGTTGATACTGCTGTAAACGCTGGTTCTTTCAATACCTTAGTTGCTGCAGTTAAGGCTGCTGGGCTAGTTGATACTCTCAAAGGTAGTGGACCATTTACCCTTTTTGCACCTACGGATGAAGCATTTTCTAAACTTCCAGCCGGTACCGTAGATGCTTTACTCAAGGATATTCCCAAGCTCAAGAAAATCCTGACTTATCATGTTGTTTCAGGTAAAGTGCTAGCAGCCGATGTGGTTAAGCTGAAGTCAGCTACTACGGTAGAGGGTTCAGATGTAAAAATTGACGCTTCTCATGGTGTCAAGATCAATAATGCTACTGTTGCAACACCAGATGTTGCTGCTGATAACGGTGTTATTCACATCATTGATACAGTGTTGATTCCTGCATAA